Below is a window of Myroides profundi DNA.
TAGATTCATATAAAACAATAAGTAGACCAACAGAAGAAGTATTGTACAAAGAAAAGAATAGTAAGTTTTTTGGCTATGCTTTTCCTATTCAACGTGAAGAAGAAGTAAAAGAGATCATCGATCGCATCAAGAAAGAGCATTATAATGCACGTCACTGGTGCTATGCTTTTCAACTTGGAGCAGAACAGGTATACTATCGTGCTAATGATGATGGAGAACCTAGTAATACTGCTGGTGCGCCTATCTATGGACAAATACAATCTTATGATGTCACAGATATTCTAATCGTAGTGGTTCGTTATTTCGGTGGTATAAAGCTGGGCGTAGGAGGACTTATCACTGCCTATCGTGCAGCAGCGCAGATGGCCATGGAAGAAGCGGACATTATAGAGAAAACCATTGATAAGAAGTTTAAA
It encodes the following:
- a CDS encoding IMPACT family protein — its product is MAEALDSYKTISRPTEEVLYKEKNSKFFGYAFPIQREEEVKEIIDRIKKEHYNARHWCYAFQLGAEQVYYRANDDGEPSNTAGAPIYGQIQSYDVTDILIVVVRYFGGIKLGVGGLITAYRAAAQMAMEEADIIEKTIDKKFKVRFEYKDMNNVMRVIKEKDLNILSQKMEMSCEIELSIRKNEYEQALAAFVPFYEVKVVEETDEAY